From Saccharothrix espanaensis DSM 44229, the proteins below share one genomic window:
- a CDS encoding leucine-rich repeat domain-containing protein — translation MVPSGEPAELVPLLTWLRTGETTDRRLDFPAGTALPDGRLDLCKQALGPAGAALVADALRPGMVRHLLLGTDGLGDAGAAEAVGRAVDRQVETLYLGCNGITAGGACRIADGLRMSPQAGRVTGVWLKRNPLGAGAGEAAAGIVAAARSLRTLDLVQTGLDAPGLAVLVDALVVASAAGRRVERLYVGGNPLGPRGAEHLAVLLHADVLEELYVSAASLGDEGADVLSEALSGALSDELVHSGRLRRISLASNGIGPEAVARLVVAATAAGVEVCDVGRVRAARVLGAPDNRLDEAATATIAEALSAGPHRMRHLVLTDTGLRSREAHRLLDGATRAVSPTRFVLGKGIATTINRRLGQFSSAIPLSPAVPDDVAAVRSVHRQA, via the coding sequence GTGGTGCCAAGCGGGGAGCCGGCGGAGTTGGTGCCGCTGCTGACGTGGTTGCGTACCGGAGAGACGACCGATCGGAGGTTGGACTTCCCGGCCGGCACCGCGCTGCCCGACGGCCGCCTCGACCTGTGCAAGCAGGCGCTCGGGCCGGCCGGCGCGGCCCTGGTCGCCGACGCGCTGCGGCCCGGTATGGTCCGGCACCTGCTGCTGGGCACCGACGGGCTCGGCGACGCCGGCGCGGCCGAAGCGGTCGGGCGGGCCGTCGACCGTCAGGTGGAGACGCTCTACCTGGGGTGCAACGGGATCACGGCGGGCGGCGCGTGCCGCATCGCGGACGGCCTGCGGATGTCGCCACAGGCCGGCCGGGTGACCGGAGTCTGGCTCAAGCGCAACCCGCTCGGCGCGGGCGCGGGGGAGGCCGCCGCCGGGATCGTGGCGGCGGCCCGCTCCCTGCGCACGCTCGACCTCGTGCAGACCGGCCTGGACGCGCCCGGCCTGGCTGTGCTGGTGGACGCCCTGGTGGTCGCGTCAGCCGCCGGCCGCCGGGTGGAGCGGCTCTACGTCGGCGGCAACCCGCTCGGGCCGCGCGGGGCGGAGCACTTGGCCGTGTTGCTGCACGCCGATGTGCTCGAAGAGCTGTACGTGTCCGCTGCGAGTTTGGGTGATGAAGGCGCGGACGTGCTGTCCGAAGCGCTTTCCGGCGCGCTGTCCGACGAGCTGGTCCACAGTGGACGGTTGAGGCGCATCTCATTGGCGAGCAACGGTATTGGGCCTGAGGCCGTGGCCCGGCTCGTGGTCGCCGCGACGGCGGCGGGCGTGGAGGTGTGCGATGTGGGCCGGGTACGGGCGGCCCGCGTGCTCGGCGCACCCGACAACCGGCTGGACGAAGCCGCCACGGCTACGATTGCCGAAGCCCTGTCCGCCGGTCCACACCGCATGCGCCACCTGGTGCTCACCGACACCGGCCTGCGCAGCCGTGAAGCCCACCGCCTGCTCGACGGCGCGACCCGCGCGGTGTCCCCGACCAGGTTCGTGCTGGGCAAGGGAATCGCGACGACCATTAACCGCAGGCTGGGCCAGTTCAGCTCCGCGATACCGCTGTCACCGGCGGTGCCGGACGACGTCGCTGCGGTCCGCAGCGTCCACCGCCAGGCTTGA
- a CDS encoding SDR family NAD(P)-dependent oxidoreductase has product MSGIGEEELAQFHAVVARLRALPVDDPVRLRAERVAEAFSRDGKQRRRKVRAVQRSAADAAVDAATATGATDRREDAPLRVEPGAPVRLVHGRRHCYVCKGPYRHVDAFYHRLCPDCAAENTVRRTARTDLTGRRALLTGGRVKIGFQLALMMLRDGAELLVTTRFPRDAARRFREVSGSAEWLDRLTVVGVDLRDPRQVLGLCESLRADGRPLDVLVNNAAQTVRRPPESYAPLVAAEVGALPVNSLLAPGFRTGPALGGGRDALALVLAEVDEAGLLPDTAPANSWSARIGELDPAEVLETQLVNALAPTLLCDRLLPLLLDSPFPRRYVVNVTAVEGRFEVRNKTSGHPHTNMAKAALNMLTRTSGPDLARQGVYMCAVDTGWITDENPAPKKAHLADRGFRTPLDIVDGAARVYDPIVRGEAGAPVAGVFLKDYREAAW; this is encoded by the coding sequence GTGAGCGGTATCGGCGAAGAGGAGCTGGCGCAGTTCCACGCGGTTGTCGCACGGCTGCGCGCGCTGCCCGTGGACGACCCGGTGCGGCTGCGCGCCGAACGGGTGGCGGAAGCGTTCTCCCGGGACGGCAAGCAACGTCGCCGCAAGGTGCGCGCGGTGCAGCGGTCCGCGGCCGACGCTGCGGTGGACGCGGCGACCGCGACCGGCGCCACCGACCGCCGCGAGGACGCGCCGTTGCGGGTCGAGCCCGGCGCGCCGGTCCGCCTGGTGCACGGACGCCGCCACTGCTACGTGTGCAAGGGTCCGTACCGGCACGTCGACGCCTTCTACCACCGGCTGTGCCCGGACTGCGCGGCGGAGAACACCGTCCGCCGCACGGCCCGCACCGATCTGACCGGCCGGCGGGCGCTGCTCACCGGAGGCCGGGTGAAGATCGGCTTCCAACTGGCCCTGATGATGTTGCGCGACGGCGCGGAACTCCTGGTCACCACCCGCTTCCCGCGTGACGCCGCGCGCCGCTTCCGAGAGGTGTCGGGCAGCGCCGAGTGGCTGGACCGGCTGACCGTCGTGGGCGTCGACCTGCGCGACCCGAGGCAGGTGCTGGGGCTATGCGAGTCGTTGCGCGCCGACGGCCGGCCGTTGGACGTCCTGGTCAACAACGCGGCCCAGACCGTGCGCCGACCGCCGGAGTCCTACGCGCCGCTGGTGGCCGCCGAGGTCGGCGCGCTGCCCGTGAACAGCCTGCTGGCACCAGGGTTTCGTACCGGGCCGGCGCTCGGCGGCGGCCGGGACGCGCTCGCCCTGGTGCTCGCCGAAGTCGACGAGGCCGGGCTCCTGCCCGATACCGCGCCGGCCAACTCGTGGTCCGCGCGGATCGGCGAACTGGACCCGGCGGAGGTGCTGGAGACGCAGTTGGTGAACGCACTCGCGCCGACCCTGCTGTGCGACCGGCTGCTGCCGCTGCTGCTGGACTCCCCGTTCCCGCGCCGGTACGTGGTCAACGTGACGGCTGTGGAGGGACGGTTCGAGGTGCGCAACAAGACCTCCGGCCACCCGCACACCAACATGGCCAAGGCGGCGCTCAACATGCTCACCCGCACCAGCGGCCCGGACCTGGCCCGTCAGGGCGTCTACATGTGCGCGGTGGACACGGGGTGGATCACCGACGAGAACCCGGCCCCGAAGAAGGCGCACCTGGCCGACCGGGGCTTCCGCACCCCGCTGGACATCGTGGACGGCGCGGCCCGGGTGTACGACCCGATCGTGCGCGGCGAGGCCGGAGCACCGGTCGCGGGCGTGTTCCTGAAGGATTACCGGGAAGCGGCGTGGTGA
- a CDS encoding IS30 family transposase — translation MAGGPLLSFEERELISRELSRNARCSTRVLGMLLGRHHSTVAREIAANGGRRGYRAVRAQCRAADHRRRPRLRKLESSVRLHDAVNDGLREKWSPRQIGRRLRLDHPDDPEMRVSHETIYQSLYLQARGELRTQLKLALRQGRLHRVDRSRPATARQYIKDMVHISDRPKEADDRAVPGFWEGDLIIGRGNASQIATLVERTTRFVMLVRIPYDRNAQRVATLLARKMETLPDFLRKSVTWDQGREMARHAYFTIRTGIPVYFCDPHSPWQRGSNENTNGLLRQYFPKGTDLSTHTQADLDKVAAQLNGRPRHTLDWRKPVEVYNDLVNAHTSR, via the coding sequence ATGGCCGGTGGCCCGTTGTTGTCGTTCGAGGAGCGGGAGCTGATCTCCCGGGAGTTGAGTCGGAACGCACGTTGTTCGACCCGTGTCCTCGGGATGCTTCTGGGGCGGCATCATTCGACGGTGGCGCGGGAGATCGCGGCCAACGGTGGTCGTCGTGGTTATCGGGCGGTGCGGGCGCAGTGCAGGGCGGCGGACCATCGTCGGCGGCCCAGGCTGCGTAAACTGGAGTCGTCGGTCCGGTTGCACGACGCGGTGAACGACGGGCTGCGGGAGAAGTGGTCGCCTCGCCAGATCGGCCGGCGGCTGCGCCTGGACCACCCGGACGATCCGGAGATGCGCGTGTCGCACGAGACGATCTACCAGAGCCTCTACCTCCAGGCCCGGGGCGAGCTGCGCACCCAGTTGAAGCTCGCCCTGCGTCAGGGCCGTCTGCACCGGGTCGACCGCAGCCGTCCCGCGACCGCCCGCCAGTACATCAAGGACATGGTCCACATCAGCGACCGGCCGAAAGAGGCCGACGACCGGGCCGTGCCGGGCTTCTGGGAAGGCGACCTGATCATCGGACGCGGCAACGCCTCCCAGATCGCCACCCTGGTCGAACGCACCACCCGCTTCGTCATGCTGGTCCGCATCCCGTACGACCGCAACGCCCAACGGGTGGCCACGCTCCTGGCCCGGAAGATGGAGACCCTTCCGGACTTCCTGCGCAAGAGTGTCACCTGGGACCAGGGCCGGGAAATGGCCCGACACGCCTACTTCACCATCCGCACCGGCATCCCGGTCTACTTCTGCGACCCGCACAGCCCCTGGCAACGCGGCAGCAACGAGAACACCAACGGGCTGCTCCGCCAGTATTTCCCCAAAGGCACCGACCTGTCCACCCACACCCAGGCCGACCTCGACAAGGTCGCCGCGCAATTGAACGGACGACCCCGCCACACCCTCGACTGGCGCAAGCCCGTCGAGGTCTACAACGACCTGGTCAACGCCCACACGTCGCGATGA
- a CDS encoding SRPBCC family protein produces the protein MVDHKDPARGSLPGAKAPGTSTYLGVYLNDHLAGASANVELARRVARTHPGLRGLAREVAEDRTALLRIMKERGVPVSRHKVAAGRLGELVGRLKLNGSLVTRSPLSDLVELEAMRLGIEAKAALWRALRTLPDTDTYDRLLERAESQARRVEALRLDAAAGALSARTDRAGVEVGRTFAVRTPPERVHEYLRDFAHAEQWDPGTVSCEPMEPGPVEVGTRWHNVSQFLGRRVELVYELTRDDPEHLQFVGANRTATSTDDITVTPGPAPGTSSIHYRAHVEFHGLARFGAPLARLGLEKLATEMESSLPRALGGSVQD, from the coding sequence GTGGTCGACCACAAGGACCCCGCACGCGGCAGCCTGCCCGGCGCGAAAGCCCCGGGCACGAGCACCTACCTGGGCGTCTACCTCAACGACCACCTGGCGGGCGCGTCGGCCAACGTCGAACTTGCCCGCCGCGTGGCCCGCACCCACCCCGGACTGCGCGGCCTGGCCCGCGAGGTCGCGGAGGACCGCACGGCGCTGCTTCGGATCATGAAGGAGCGCGGCGTGCCGGTGAGCCGGCACAAGGTCGCGGCCGGCCGGCTCGGCGAGCTGGTGGGCCGGCTCAAGCTCAACGGCTCGCTGGTCACCCGCTCGCCGTTGAGCGACCTGGTGGAGCTGGAGGCGATGCGGCTGGGCATCGAGGCCAAGGCCGCGCTGTGGCGGGCGTTGCGCACGCTGCCCGACACCGACACCTACGACCGCCTCCTGGAGCGGGCCGAGTCGCAGGCGCGCCGGGTCGAGGCGTTGCGGCTCGACGCGGCGGCCGGCGCCCTGTCCGCCCGGACCGACCGCGCCGGGGTCGAGGTGGGCCGGACGTTCGCCGTGCGCACCCCGCCCGAGCGGGTGCACGAGTACCTGCGCGACTTCGCCCACGCCGAGCAGTGGGACCCGGGAACGGTGTCCTGCGAGCCGATGGAGCCCGGCCCGGTCGAGGTCGGCACCCGCTGGCACAACGTGTCGCAGTTCCTCGGCCGCCGCGTCGAACTGGTCTACGAGCTGACCCGCGACGACCCGGAGCACCTCCAGTTCGTCGGCGCGAACCGGACCGCCACGTCGACCGACGACATCACCGTCACCCCCGGACCGGCCCCCGGCACCAGCTCGATCCACTACCGCGCGCACGTCGAGTTCCACGGCCTGGCCCGGTTCGGCGCGCCGCTGGCCCGGCTCGGGCTGGAGAAGCTCGCCACCGAGATGGAGAGCAGCCTGCCGCGCGCCCTCGGCGGCTCCGTGCAGGACTGA